DNA from Streptomyces rishiriensis:
CCGATCGACGGCAAGGAGAACCGCGTCTACCGGGAGCCGGTCGGCGTCGTCGGTGTGATCAGCCCGTTCAACGTGCCCTTCCTGCTGTCGCTGAAGTCCGTCGCTCCCGCGCTGGCCCTCGGCAACGGTGTGGTGCTCAAGCCGCACCAGAACACCCCGATCGCCGGCGGCACGGTGATCGGCAAGCTCTTCGAGGACGCCGGTCTGCCCCCGGGTCTGCTGAACGTCGTGGTGACCGACATCGCCGAGATCGGCGACGCCTTCCTGGAGCACCCGATCCCGCGGGTCATCTCCTTCACCGGCTCCGACAAGGTCGGCCGCCATGTCGCCACGGTCGCCGCCTCGCACTTCAAGCGGTCCATCATCGAACTCGGCGGCAACAGCGCCTTCGTCGTCCTGGACGACGCGGATGTCGACTACGCGGTCGACGCGGCCGTCTTCAGCCGCTTCGTCCACCAGGGCCAGGTCTGCATGGCCGCCAACCGCATCCTGGTCGACCGCTCGCTCGCGGACGAGTTCACCGAGAAGTTCGTCGCCAAGGTGAAGACCCTCAAGGCCGGCGACCCGCGCGACCCGCAGACCGTCATCGGGCCGGTGATCAACTCCCAGCAGGCGGAGGCCGTCACCGGCGCCGTCGAGCAGGCGATCGCCGAGGGCGCGACCGCCCTGCTGCACGGGGCGACCACGGACAACCTCGTCGAGCCCTCGGTGCTGGCAGGCCTGCCGGACGACTCCGCCCTGCTCCAGCAGGAGGTCTTCGGCCCGGTCGTCTTCATCAACACCTTCGACGGTGAGGAGGAGGCGGTCCGCATCGCCAACGACACGCCGTACGGCCTCAGCGGCGCGGTCCACACCGCCGACATCGAGCGGGGCGTCGCCTTCGCCAAGCAGATCGTCACCGGCATGTTCCACGTCAACGACGCCACGGTCCACGACGAGCCGATCGTCCCCTTCGGCGGCGAGAAGAACTCCGGCGTCGGCCGGCTCAACGGCGAGACGACCCTGGAGGCCTTCACCACCACCAAGTGGATCTCGGTCCAGCACGGCCGCAGCGGATTCCCGTTCTGAGCCGCCCGGGTCCCTGAGGGCTGCGACCGCGGCATCGGCGGCACGGCGGACATGCGCCCGGGCGCCTGACGGGCTCGTGTCCGCCACGCCATAACCTGGGCGCATGTCAGCGATCCGTCTTCTCGTGCTGGGCGCCGTGCGTCAGCACGGGCGGGCCCACGGCTACCAGGTGCGCGGCGACCTGGAGTACTGGGGCGCCCACGAGTGGTCCAACGCCAAGCCGGGCTCGATCTACCACGCCCTGAAGCAGATGGCGAAGCAGGGGCTGCTGCGCGAGCACGAGACCGCCCCGTCCACCGCGGGCGGCCCGCCGCGCACCGAGTACGAGATCACCGAGGCCGGCACCGAGGAGTACTTCAGGCTGCTGCGCGAGGCGCTGACCTCGTACGACCAGAAGACGGACGTGAAGTCGGCGGCCATCGGCTTCGTGGTCGACCTCCCGCGCGCGGAGGCCGTGTCGCTTCTGAGGGAACGCATTCACGGCATCGAGAAGTGGCGCTCCGCCGTCACCGAGCACTACGTCCCCGAGGACGGGCCGGAACAACTGGGCCACATCGGGGAGATCATGAACCTCTGGATCCACACGGCCGACGCCGAGGCCACCTGGACGCGGGGCCTGATCGCGCGGATCGAGCGCGGCGCGTACACCTTCGCGGGGGAGGGCGATCCCTTCGTGGGCGTCCTTGCGGAGGGCGAGGAGAACCCGTACGCCACGGATGAGCGTCATCCGGGGGATGCACATTAATCAAGTTTGACGACTGCGGATCGACGCGTTACCTTACCCAAGTAGTCAAGTTTGACTAAAGGCAGGTGGGGAGACTTCATGGCCGACGCAGCGATCACCGTCGAAGGAGCACACAAGAGATACGGCGACACCCGGGCACTGGACGGGATCGACCTCACGGTGGCCCGCGGCACGGTGCACGGCGTTCTCGGACCGAACGGAGCCGGCAAGACGACCCTGGTCAGGATCCTGTCCACGCTGCTGCGGCCGGACTCCGGACGGGTCGAGGTGGCCGGACACGATGTCGTGCGCCAGGCCCGGGAGGTCCGTCTGCGCATCGGCCTGCTCGGCCAGCACGCCGCTCTCGACGAGGAGTTGGGCGGCCGCCAGAACCTGGAGATGTTCGGCCGCCTCCACCACCTGGGCGCCCGCCACGCGCGCGTGCGCGCCGGTGAACTCCTGGAGCGCTTCGACCTCACCGCCACCGGCCGCAAACCGGTCCACGCCTACAGCGGAGGAATGCGCCGCCGCCTCGACCTGGCCGCGTCCCTGATCGGCAACCGGCACGGCACCGACCCGGAGGTGCTCTTCCTGGACGAGCCGACCACCGGCCTCGACCCGCGCGGGCGCGCCGAGGTGTGGTCCGCGGTCCGCTCGCTGGTGGGCGGCGGGACGACCGTGGTGCTCACCACCCAGTACCTCGAGGAGGCCGACCAGCTCGCCGACCGGATCTCCGTCGTCGACCGGGGCCGCGTGATCGCCGACGGCACGGCGGACGAGCTGAAGGCGCTGACGGGCGGCGACCGCATCGACGTCGTCCTGCGCGACGCGGACCGGCTGGGCGAGGCCCGCGCGCTGCTGCCCCTGCCCGGGGCGGACGTCACCGTCGATCCCGACCGCCGCCTGCTCAGCGCCCCGGTCACCGACCGCATGGCCGCCCTCTCCGCCGTCGTCCGGGCCCTGGAGGAGGCCGGCGTCGAGGCGGAGGACGTGGCGCTGCGCCGCCCCACCCTGGACGAGGTGTTCCTGCACCTGACCGGGCAGGACGACCGTACGAAGGAGACCGTGTGAGTACGTACGCGCTGACCGATTCCTGGACCATGACCCGGCGCGAACTCGCCCACTGGGCACGGCAACCGGGCCGCCTCGTCGTCGGTCTCGCCTTCCCTGTGATGCTGCTGCTGATGTTCGGCTATCTGGTCGGCGGC
Protein-coding regions in this window:
- a CDS encoding aldehyde dehydrogenase family protein, coding for MSSYFTDLAQQYIDGKWRPGTGSWDIIDFNPYDGEKLASITIATVEEVDDAYRAAARVQKQWAATNAYARRSVFEKVLRLVEEREAEISEILVAEAGGTFGKAAFELHLAKEFLRESIHLALRPEGRILPSPIDGKENRVYREPVGVVGVISPFNVPFLLSLKSVAPALALGNGVVLKPHQNTPIAGGTVIGKLFEDAGLPPGLLNVVVTDIAEIGDAFLEHPIPRVISFTGSDKVGRHVATVAASHFKRSIIELGGNSAFVVLDDADVDYAVDAAVFSRFVHQGQVCMAANRILVDRSLADEFTEKFVAKVKTLKAGDPRDPQTVIGPVINSQQAEAVTGAVEQAIAEGATALLHGATTDNLVEPSVLAGLPDDSALLQQEVFGPVVFINTFDGEEEAVRIANDTPYGLSGAVHTADIERGVAFAKQIVTGMFHVNDATVHDEPIVPFGGEKNSGVGRLNGETTLEAFTTTKWISVQHGRSGFPF
- a CDS encoding PadR family transcriptional regulator, whose protein sequence is MSAIRLLVLGAVRQHGRAHGYQVRGDLEYWGAHEWSNAKPGSIYHALKQMAKQGLLREHETAPSTAGGPPRTEYEITEAGTEEYFRLLREALTSYDQKTDVKSAAIGFVVDLPRAEAVSLLRERIHGIEKWRSAVTEHYVPEDGPEQLGHIGEIMNLWIHTADAEATWTRGLIARIERGAYTFAGEGDPFVGVLAEGEENPYATDERHPGDAH
- a CDS encoding ATP-binding cassette domain-containing protein — its product is MADAAITVEGAHKRYGDTRALDGIDLTVARGTVHGVLGPNGAGKTTLVRILSTLLRPDSGRVEVAGHDVVRQAREVRLRIGLLGQHAALDEELGGRQNLEMFGRLHHLGARHARVRAGELLERFDLTATGRKPVHAYSGGMRRRLDLAASLIGNRHGTDPEVLFLDEPTTGLDPRGRAEVWSAVRSLVGGGTTVVLTTQYLEEADQLADRISVVDRGRVIADGTADELKALTGGDRIDVVLRDADRLGEARALLPLPGADVTVDPDRRLLSAPVTDRMAALSAVVRALEEAGVEAEDVALRRPTLDEVFLHLTGQDDRTKETV